TGACAATTTTGCGTATTAGACGGATGGAATGTCCTATAAGAACAATGCCCATCACTCCATAAAATACAACACCGGCGCCAGCTTTGGCTGTAGTACTTTCACCCCGACGGCTAGACAAACAAGATATAGAGATGTAGTATGTCCAGATTGTTGCTACAACTGCGATCCACATGATAATCATCAAAATCCACGTGAAAATCCTCCATTTGAATGGTAGCCCACTAATCAACAATATGATCACACTAATGGATGCTAGAAAACTTGTAGTGTTGTACCccacaaaaaaagcaaaatcatCTGGCATTTTATCAGCCATTATGGACCGACCAGCTTCATGTGATTGTGATGGTGGTTGTTGTCGGTCTTCTTGCCAATTACCATTGGGTGGACTAATTGCAGCTTGGAAAGCCATGGTTGCAATTAGTGATGCAACCACCATTAATGCATTTCTCCTTTCTTCCAGCCAGTTTTTCTTCCTCCAACAATTCCTCTCATTTAGAGTTGTGGAGTTATTGGGCCTGATGGCATCCAATCCGTGCATTGTTGATGGCATATCCTTGGAACTTATAGCTCCACCTTCTCTAAGAGTGTTTTGAATGTCTATATCTTTGATGTTTCTTCTGCCTGGTGCTAACACAATGTCCAAAGCTGTGAAGCCATTTGCGTTCAGTGCGTTTACTTGTATCGGACTTTCGGagatgagataatttatgagctgaaaattgattttgctaCCAAGTCAGAAGGAGCAGATAAACAAGTTTTAGCACACCAGAAGAGGATCGGGAAAGATTACATTGTTTCTTAATCAAGCTCCTGTTATTAGAGctggtttaattaaaaaaaaatgccaaacAGTTTTCTGGTACAAAACCTTTGTTCGCCTATGATGCCGATTGCGGATCACCGTGCTTTCCAATTTGGCAAACAGAACAGGACTGGAAGACAAGTAATCTTAAACAAAATGACTAATTGCTAATTGCAGGTGAAACTATAATGGGTCATGATTCAAGGTGCTGAGAAAATAAGAGGTCAAAGCATTTGAGCCTAAAGGCTACGGCAGTTCGAAAAGTTATTCTTTCTCATACCTCAATTTCTCTATCAGCTACTGCTAGGTGTAGGATAGTGAAGCCATCATCATCCTCTGAATTTACAAATTCATTGTCAGCAATTGTGATCCCTACCAAGAATTTCAATGCCTCCAATTGGTAGTGTTTGACACAGAGATGCAGGATGGTTTCGCCTCGCTGACCTCTGGTTCGAATGGCATCAGGTTTGGCTTGAACCAGCTCTTTCAAGACATCAATTCGGCCTTTGATCACTGCAACATGAAGAGGGTTCCATCCATTTCGATCTTTAACAAGGCATAGATCCGCGTCCACCAATAACAATACTCTTACTACTTCAAGGTGACCGTTTGCTGTAGCCAAATGAAGCGGAGATGATCCATGCAAGTCTAGCTCTTTGACCAAATCAGGCTTTCGACAAAGAATTTCTCTCGTGAATTCCAAGTGTCCAAGCATGGCAGCTATGTGCAGAGGCGTCTCTGCTGGACATGTAACAGCACATCTATCAAGAAAAAGTTTATCTTCCTGAAGCAATATAAGCAAGGAAGTTACATTTCCTTCAACAGCCGCATCTAGAAGCTTTCTTTGCACCTCCTCCATTCTCTCCATTGTCCATTCTATCTTAACGCGCACCATTTCTCTCAGTGGCCTAGATTTATCAAAGAGACCTTGAGCCTTCCTTAAAGCATGGACACACATTTCCACCTGGTCATAACTTCAAGCTCGCATCAAGTCACGTCGATCTCATTGTCTAAACGCCAGTGGAAAATTTTCGTCCTGACTACGAGGTGGAATTTTCTTAACGGACTTAGTCTAAGTTTATACAAAGAAAATCAACAGTCCCTTTGACAAGTTATGACGTGTAACTACATTCACACATAAGCCAATCTGAGATCATGCCATCATCAACACATTTGAGTCCTATTCAAAGAACCTAGCTACTCCTaagaatttgaagaaaacaTGGAGAATTTATTAAGCGGTTGTTGAATTTTCAATGCCTGAATGTAGCCTTCTCCAGAAAGCAAGTAACAACAGGTCAGAGGTTGTTGTCATAAACATGAATATTCCGGGGTTGATGTAAAACCAATGCAcctaattcttttctttcttgaaattttttttattgaacagttttttattaattggtAAATCATCATCCTTACTTATTTATCTATACTGCTCTAGGTCAACTCGTTATCCCTCTATAACTACCAGCGTAAAATAATCTTTGCATCACACAAAATAAATCTTCTTCaggaaaaatgtttttgaataatcttgtgctaaaaatcaaatgaagatataaataaagttatatatttttaaaaaatgatatttcatcctttaattccctcaaataaattttctacaagcttttctttcatatattttttttaatttagagcTTTTAGATGTTAGTAAGTTAAGGTAAATAAATCTGTATAAAGATAATGTAAAGAATGTATTAATTATGACACCCATATTAAATTAAGTATTTAATCTCATACCAAGGGagtgttttattaatttatttagtattatatatgaatttatCATGTATTATTTCCACATAATATTCACAATATTCATCATTTAGActattgtaatattttttattttaactttagtGTTATCATGAATTGTGGggctcattaaaaaaaaatataaactgttaattttatggttttttttttaatttgatgagtCAAGTGTTGCATCATATTTTTAGTGTCAGCATTAATTGATTCTATCGAATATATTATCAGTAAATATATAGAAGATTTTATCTCATTAAAACCAATCTGAAGAGGATTCTGtttgatcaaaatttaaatattcaaggaataaaaaacttttttctattagttttaataaataattaagagaGAATATTGATCCATCTAAAATTAGCAAGCAACTAGCAATGAGGAGAGAATGACGTCCAATATTTGTCCTTCAACTATCAAAGAGAGACTAGCAACTCCTACGATAGACAAACAAAGCACATCGAATCAGCTAAAAGAAGATGGGACATTTCCAGCAGGGTATTCTctgaaatatcaaatttaacTACCGTTtgtttagttttagtttttgtatttgcggtgtaaaaaatatagtagaacttttgataatatattaaattatgttttatactGTGAgacttattaaaaaattaagtttgaaatgtaGTTTTTATGAAgtggtttttatatattttttcaattgaatttcgtaaaattttgtttttttttcaaaagcatttttttcaaaatttaaaaattttttaatttttttctttactttaaattaattttttttattttcaaatcattttaatgcattggtatcaaaaataattttttaaaaataaaaaaattattttaatgcatttccaggtaaaaatcacttttgaaaagtaatcacAACCAACATATTTTATACGTGTTTTTTATTGCACATAAACCTCCaccataatttttaacaaatacgTATGTAAATCCAACTAACCACAcataaccatattttttaaaaatttatttttttattataattacaaaaactactttaaaaacaaactcATTCTTAATAATCTGAACAGGAATTAGCTTTTTTTTAGGGTATGTTGAAGAATAACCTCTCCCACTCGACTCAATAACTCCTAATATCCAAGATAATATCTCCAAACTGATAATACTGAATATTATATATCCTCCCGAGCAAGTCGTAAAACCTCCATAGAATCTGAGCTGCACAAGATCCTTCGAAAACCCTTATTCCAAGTACCCAGCAGCCCATGTTTGGAGGTCAGGAGCTCAGGAAGAAGTTATgttgatatagttttttttttttttgcagactCTCATATaagttttcatttctttctacttttatcattgaaattttatttttttttgtaatttgttatCGGAAGTTATGTTTGcatggttttatatttttgaatttcttttggtGTGCATGCTCTCATATAGGTGagatgtttgagaatattttgattttaaatgaaatattgattttataaaataaaattttagattattattaaaaaaaatacggaAGAAGAACCATAATTAACATAACAAatataacactttttttttatttgcacgACTAAAAAGAcgtgtaaaattattttgattccttaagttttatttttttaataactagctttatttttttaggtttttatgttttgatcctcaattttttttttttagtctttagatattaaaaaaaaaggatccgactgaccataaaaaaaattaatccgcACTTGATTTCAATAGgtttgtcttaaaaaaaatcaatagatgGCTTGTTAGGATTTCTAGAATGTTTATgtggttttttaaagtaaaaataagttaaattttggatttttaaagttaaatttcATCATAGGTGTCTGGAAAATATTCCAatgaaataatatgttttctacTCAGATAGGGAGACGATGTGTTgaccaatttattaaaaaaaacaattaggtaaaaaacaaattggtccTGAGTGAAGAAATTAACGCTTGGCCTCGACAATTTCCCACAATCATATCATAagacattagattttttttttatcttacagAATTTCATGCATATATTAACACATTTACGTGAATATTAATGATAGATGTGATCAATACCATGAGATGCGTATGTTATATGGTCAAGAGAAatataatcaaaagaaaaaaaaagtcagtaCTACATTGATTTTTCATGGTTTATTGTGATGGCAGTCaattatctattattattattattattattattattattatgtatctATAAAGCTCAGTAGGGTGATATTTTTACTGTAGCTACGCCACTGTTCacctttatatattttattatgagtTATGatagtataatttttaaacaatttcaatttaatttttaaatttatttttttgcacaatTGAGCTCAAAGTAAAATtcaattgcatattttttttttcatgattgagAGTTGAATTGCAAATGACTAAAATGTAATGCACGAATAACATAGATGgtacatttaaattttaggtGACCGAAccttgcattttttaaaaagggttgttgaagtgttttttttcttttttttttatttattgaacttgatttttatttttgtctgtttttttttatattctaaaaaaaatattttcatagaaAAGTTccagctagttttttttttcattattgtttcCAACATTGTAGTATTAGATTAGTGTTTGATTTTAcaattatctatttttgttatcatatagttaaataaaaatagtttttcagaaacaaattataatctcATTGAAGTTAATAACTCGATTCATAGGTTTGACATGTTAGCCCGGATTACTCGGTTCATAGGTTTGACGTGTTAGCCCGGATTACTCGGTTCATAGGTGTGACGAGTTCACCCACTGACaggatatgtttttttgttgttagtcctttaatttttttttcaattttatcattaaatattagattgattaagaaataaattacaaatataattaaaaatactaatttaaaaaataagagcatcattaaatttaatggaGCCCATGACAAGAGTTGTCTGGGACTACTGAAATCGAGTCTTGATCAttgtcttaataattttttgaaaaacatatcatttggttattttttttaaagctaagTCTTGTATTTACTGTGAATCATAATTGTATTTAAatctacaaaaataattaatttaatttaaacaaatttctatgtaatttaattaaaaattaaagttagatAAATAACTAAAcgataagttttaaaaaaaaatcagtgtaaTCCGCGGGGGAGCGGGAACCACCTATACATATAAAGATAACTACGCAACTCAATTTAATTGAGTCAAAGTCTATATCTAATATTCCGTGGTTTAATTTAATTGCGGTCAATTATATAGACTGCTGTCCTCCACTCATTTGAATCCACCATATCCATAActgattttatattaattgtcTGTCACGAGTCAACTTTCCTCCTTGCTCATTTTATCTTTGAATTTAAGTTCCCtgcaattaattttgttttctaagaaataatataatatggatggaaaaaaaattaaaatgcgaTGAAAACCTTTAATTTCTGGAAGTTTGAGTGTAAGattgatataaattattatttaatggtAAAATTGAGACTACATATAATTGTGGGATTTATTATCACTATTTTAACTCATTAatagaaagatatttttttaggaggTGATTAAGGAATTttgatgataaatattataaatagaatCAATGTTAAACTATAATTAAGATTTGGTAGAACTTGGGTTTGAAGTgcaatttttactttattttttttcttttccctattttcactgtttttttcttgggaatatttttttaggatgaGATAGTAGGACACGTCAATACCCAATATACTAATTTaacaatactaaataaaaaataataaaatattgatatggCATTTCACTATTTTGTGTATTTCCTCTTAttttcctcttgtttttttctttttttcccctccagTATTCCCTATCCTTGTCATGTTAAGCTTCACTTCCTATTTGGTGGCAAGCTTTAATGAAAAGTTTGAGTATTCTCATGGAGTTAGGTCAAGTGATCAAACTTCAAATGCTTCGTAAGAAGACATGAAAATACATGTCTTGACTAATTTCATGagttttttaactatttaataGGTAATTCAATAGTAAGAGTTTGAAATCaaggagtttattttttttttgtggtctcAAGTTTGAACTAtgtgattgctaatatgatagtCACTAGAagcttatatgatcattaacttcaggacccgtaaGATTAATTGAGGTGCACACAAAATGATCCGGAcatccataataataataataataaagcttTGCAAGCAAGCATGAAAATACATGGTTAGTAAATTAAATCttgtatatgaaaatatatggttagtaaaataatcatttatccattaaaaaaaaaaaccatgtattcATTCAAAGCCAACTGAGGATGAAGATTGAGAGAGTGGCtcagagagaaaaaagaaattaaaataatatttcagaaacaaatcttttaaaaattatttatttaagaattttaatctGGAACGCTCAATTGGAAGACGTTGCAATAGAGCGTTGGGCTTATTTATGACTAGTCAAAGAAGAAATAGGGCTTTAATGCATCCTGCTATAGCATGTTACTACATTATTGACACGAAATATACGGtcgggttaaaaaaaattaatataatttttttttaaatttttttctagtagaaaaaaaacttgtacgGGATGGGTTCATCCGATATGATTTAATTGACTTTGTGAATTCAAAAATGACtcgtaaaaacataatttgactcgaaaaaattcaaaattatttcttttaatattaatataacaatATAGTGGATTGACTTGgatcaacctgagttaacatgttaaatttacGATCCAAGTTACGAGACTGTGATAGccacattaaaaacaaatcaaaataagttaTGAAACTTTATTcctaatcaacctaatattaaaggataaaattttaaaaaaaatctaaaaaagcaACCTGAGTTAACTTACTAAACCTGTGATTTAGGTCATAAAACCAAGATAGtcccatagaaagcaaatcaaaacgaATTATAAAGTCTACTTTTTAACCAGTctaattttgaaggataaaatttaaaaaataccataaaaatgaATCCAAGTCAATTTGCTAAATCTCatgtgaagaaaattaaaaaatgacttgatttaATTCGGGTTAATCTACAAAATATACGATTCTAGTCATGAGAAtaagataaccctataaaaaataaatcaaaataaattatgaagctcaatcctCAATCGACCTTGTCAGACTTTATATTGAACGATAAAATTTGTaaaagtttcaattaaaaaaatgataaaaacaaataagccACGTCAACTCTGGATAGCTTATGAAGTATTATTTCTGAgtcatgagactataataacctaataaaaatcaaaccaaaataaatcataaattctaattctcaatcaaacacaatattaaaagatgaaattgaaaaaaaaaatcaactaaaaaaataaaagaaaccaagtcaattgggttaacttgtcaaacccgcGACTCGGGTCATCAAATGAggacaacccaataaaaaacaaatctagtaTTTAAGGACCCGTGACCCGGgtcatgaaattgagataacctcttagaaataaaataaaataaaataaaataaaaaacaatccgATTTAATAGgggttaaaatatcaaaacccaCAAACCTAATCATGAAACTAAGATATCCcaatataaagcaaatcaaaatatattatgaagtttaattcttaacCGACTCAATGTTgagtaatgaaattgaaaataaataaaataaaataaggacaCAAAAAATACCGcaagtcaactcgagttaactcgtTAAGCACTATTCTCGGGTATTGAGGCaagaataacctaataaaaaacaaacaaaacaaattatgaaagttaatttccaattaatctaatattaaaggatgaaattgaaaaaaaaaattaattaaccatgTTAACTTAACAAAGTTACAATCTAGATAATGATACTgagataactcaataaaaaataaattatatattaaattatatatataaaaacattaattgcaAAAAAGAAGGAGGAGTATTCCGCTATATAAGAAAATGTACAGTAAAAACTCATCCtccgttatatatatatttttttgttaatgttaacaCGGATGTCATTCTCATCCTCCGTTAGTTAATTAGTGTTTAGTGTCTCTCAGCTAATAGAACAGACAATGataacgagaaaaaaaaattattttaaaaacataaaaaattatttcaaaacttttttttaaaatatatttatttaatatttttgtttttatatttttaactaaacatgtttttatttatatatacaaagtaataataattcaataataatcAAGGGTGGGTCATTCTACGGTCCTGAATAAAAGAACTCAGGTTCTTAAACCCAATAGATTTGGACAAGATAATTATTTACATTAGATTTTAAacctatttaattattaataaattactaaactaattaattttttttcaaaaaaaaaatctaaacagcTACCTTTTTCTCCCTCCTTTCCCAGTAGCACAAGTTATCACTGttactgaaaatttatataattattaattttagaattcgtagaattaatcgagatatatataaactaacccaaatatatatattaataataaaaaattttcatgtttttacgTTACCTGCTTGTAGATAATtttagtgcttttttttttctcttttattagtatgtttattttttttattcctttaaaattttttacacAATTCACAATAGGGCAGGTTTATATGACAtgtaatgataatattttaatttaatatttgtccCAAATTGCCTACTTAAGAACTATATAAAAAGCCAATAATCGAAGCATAATATAACAATATCAAACGGTCAAAGATCTCCAACAAAATAAAGGTAatagtttttaatctttttatattaaagtaGACAAAGATACTAGAGAAAAACACTATTAAAAGATGTTAAGCACAAGGTGATCAAATATTAATCCATgtaaagaaaaattacttttaattattttttcactttacttaattttttcagaaattACGATTAGCATCAAGTcaaaaatttttaaagttgaatAACATTTtacattctaataaaaaaatcaacaaaaaagtttggattatttacaagattacaattatattttaattcataactaaaatgttattttattaaatattaaaactttaccatcaaattaaaaaaaaaactcaagccaCCTAATAACCTAACCCTGCTTGTAAAGTAGCAGTTTTTTAGTGATGGTTTCGGCTATAGTTTAAcctgtttttataaaaaaaaaaattgaattttttaaaaattatttttttaatatttttgaatcattttaatttttaatgtgttaatattaaaaataatttttttaaataaaaaataattttaaaaaaattattattaaaatattaaaaaccttATTAATGGTAAAAAGATGAAACAATTCTTTAATTAGCGTCGTACTGAGCCACAATTCCTGTCCAAGAAAAACCTCTCCTGTTCATTTCACATCTGCTTTCttcaaagctaaaagaaaagagagaggaatcaaataaaaacccaaaaaagaatTGTACATTTTAAAACAGGATACATTTCTATGGGTGTCTgatataacttttatttttgcttttagtttttttaaaaaatatttttggctttaaaaaataatgattttcagtgtttttttttataattttaatatactaatatcaaaaattaaaaaaatattatgaacaaCTATTTCAAACATTATTGTACAAGAAACCTTGTATAGTATATTGAAAAGTTAATTACCATATAAGActgaagaagata
The Populus nigra chromosome 3, ddPopNigr1.1, whole genome shotgun sequence genome window above contains:
- the LOC133689185 gene encoding ankyrin repeat-containing protein BDA1-like, whose protein sequence is MCVHALRKAQGLFDKSRPLREMVRVKIEWTMERMEEVQRKLLDAAVEGNVTSLLILLQEDKLFLDRCAVTCPAETPLHIAAMLGHLEFTREILCRKPDLVKELDLHGSSPLHLATANGHLEVVRVLLLVDADLCLVKDRNGWNPLHVAVIKGRIDVLKELVQAKPDAIRTRGQRGETILHLCVKHYQLEALKFLVGITIADNEFVNSEDDDGFTILHLAVADREIELINYLISESPIQVNALNANGFTALDIVLAPGRRNIKDIDIQNTLREGGAISSKDMPSTMHGLDAIRPNNSTTLNERNCWRKKNWLEERRNALMVVASLIATMAFQAAISPPNGNWQEDRQQPPSQSHEAGRSIMADKMPDDFAFFVGYNTTSFLASISVIILLISGLPFKWRIFTWILMIIMWIAVVATIWTYYISISCLSSRRGESTTAKAGAGVVFYGVMGIVLIGHSIRLIRKIVTFARRSRARRFSRSTTITHANI